DNA from Desmodus rotundus isolate HL8 chromosome X, HLdesRot8A.1, whole genome shotgun sequence:
attttatttcttcataaacaATACTCAGCCAATGATGTGTCCAGGCAACTGTCTTGGAACCCAAGAACACTTTCATAAGGCTAGGTTCCTGAACTGGAGAATTCTCCAGCCAACAGTAGAATCTCTATgacacccctctttccctctgcatACTGCATGTTTAGGCTGCACCTGAAGACTCATTAGGGTCAGGGACTTTCACCCACCCCTACATGCCTCAACCACTTGTGGCAGCTAGCAATTTCCTTCCCTGTTGGCTCAGAAAAATTCCAGCGTCCTGTACTATATGTAAAGCAAGACCCATACAGAGCACATTGAAAATGAGGAACCAGTTTATTGAACAGCTAAAGAGAGCAAAAATAGTGGACTGATCTACATGTGTTACACACCAAGCAGGACAGGCTACACCATTCCAAATGTCTCCCTTCCCCCTAGACAGAACAGTCTGGTTGGTGGCCAGGGCCAGACAAGAGTCACATATGTGGTGGACATCAATTGAGCCTGGTTTAGGCAAGTTGGCAGATGCCTGCCTTAAACCCTCCACTCTTTTTCTGGATGAGAATGTCAGTGTTCCTTTTACCCTCTTTTATAAAATGGCTTACTTGTTCCCAGGCAGTAGGCTGTTACCTGTAGGATCTTCCCCTTTGACACCTAGCTTTACCACCAACTCTTGGAGCAACTGCCCTCCTACTTAAAAGCATGGGACCAGCCAAAAACATTCTTGTTGGGGGGCAGACAAAAAGCCTCATTATCTTCTCACATACATAATTCCACTGGCTGTTCCCAGTCTCGGCAACTTCCTCTAGTGTTCCAGTTTCAAATAGTGCTAGTTTTCTGGCAAGCCAATATTCCCAGAATGTTAGAAAAGCACAGACACTTCTTGCTTATTGTGGCTGTTCTGCAGTAGCAGCTACTATGTATGTGGAGAAATTCAAGAGGAAATGGAGATGTCCTGTTAAGAGGTGGCACCACAGTGGGTGGGACAGGTGTGCCACCAACTTCTACTTCTGCAACAGAACACATATGTTTCCAGTACAAGCTTGTAAAAAAATACTGTAACAGAATATACTGTACAGAACTAGGATTAAACGTGGTATATTACAAtgctaaaatatttgtataaatactATACAAGCACAGTCACTCCATTAGAAAGGGCTCACTGATGTGCCATTAAAAACTGCTGTCAGCACGCCCAAATAGAAACTACTTCCACAGCAGGAACACAAACAGTAATGATGGTGTGGATACACATGTGGTGCCAGAAAGGCCTATTTACAGTTCCTATTGACTATGCACCAACAGGAGAATTTGAGCTAAGGTGAGGCTGGCCAggtttaaatatgcattttcaaaTAACACTTTTGATAGGAATTTGAGAACTTTGAAAACCAGCTGTGCAGATGTTACTCTCTGGCCTTATCAGTCATCACCAATGGGTCTGAACCAGCTTGatctctccctctcacacatGCTCCCTCCAATGCATCCACATCCACTGACACACCCCAAACTACTGCACATGTCCCAGTCACCTGCCACCTGTGTGTCCCATTGTGGTGAGTCACTGGCAGGCATTGAGTGCAAACAAGGCATGTGATGGAAGTACCTAGAGCCCTAGCTCCAGTTCCAGTTCTGGGAGGGGGTATaacaaagaggcagagaaaagtaGAGGAGTGCACGTGTCCCAGTGCACTTGGGTTCTGCCTCAGGAAGTGGAGTTTAATCTGGCATTTCAATGTTTAatttgggaggtgggaggatgTACTTCCCAGGGCTCTGGGTGATAACTACCCTGGTCTTCTTTCGAAACAGAGGAGCAATTTTAGGAGGCTCTGGAACTGGggtttcttctgtttcctcattatCTTCATGATGGAGGTCATAGGATATGTTTCCGTATTCTCTCAAAAATGGGAAGATTTCAAGGAGAAACTGACAGAAATCCTTGCGAATACCAAACCaccctgaaaaagaagaatgtaCTTTTTCAAATACTGGCCTGCTCtgcatttcatattatttttccttcctgaatAAGTTTTATCCTGATGTCTTAAAAATGAAGACtgatttgacccttccccttcttcccttgttatccctctcctccctcccttctggtcactgtcagtttgctctttatttccatgtctctgggtcaagtcaaggaacatgtataaaggacccatgtacAAGGACAATGGGGAGCAGGACTAAATGTACGGGgtatgggcagggcaggggagagtaatggggggaaaatggggacaactgtaactgaacaacaataaaaaaataaaatgtatcagggaaaaaaaagaagactgagtAAGACCTAAATAACCACCAAGGACAAGAAGTCACACCTTACTTAGCTCCATGGAACTCCAAGTGGGTTTCTTAGACCAGCCATGATAGTGTTCCCAGGACCTTGGTAGGGATACAGTCTTGGCCCAGCCCATACCTCCTATATCAGATTCAGTGGGTTGGACAGTCTGGTTGCAAAAGccctccaggggattctgatggATGTTCCAGGTTGAGTACTTGCTCTAGTGAATCTCAAATACCTGTGGCATCTAGAACTAACGTGTGACAGAGTGGCATCCAAGGAAAccatttctgtcttcctctggaATCCAGGAGTATGGCAGGCCAGGAGGCAGCCTGAGCTCATGGGGCTATCTCACAGCTTCAGATCAGTGCTGGCTCTCCTGAGGCACAACACCCTCTCCCACTGGCTTCCAGAAGGCATGTTCAGGGAGTACATGCAAAAGCTCTCAGTCTAGTGAGGAAGGGGCTCTCCTCATAGATCACTTCAGACTTGGGTATCACAGCATGTaggtggagaggaagagagagcaagcAGCACACCACTGACAAGATCTAGTGatgtcaggaaagacagagggGAAAGTGAGGAGGAAATAAGACCTAGGAGGAGTCCTAGGGTTCAGTGGATGATGTGGATTTTCATCTAATCCTCAGGATCCCCTGAGAAGGAGGTATCTTGATTCCCATGTTGCAACAGACAGGAAAGGGCTCAGACAGGCTACCTACCATGGTCAGTCCTACCTCAACCTGTAGTGTACTGCTAGGGAGGCCATAGTGTAGGGCAAGGAAAGCAAGGTTGACAGCATGTCCTTCCCTTGTAAGACTCCATACCTTCCTCAGAGCCAGTTTTTCCATACACACTCCTTAACTGGGGCCTTATGGTGCACCCTTTCATATAGCAGGGccacatgcacatgcatgcacacacacaggtcaAGGATTTCTGAAATGCTGAGTACATACAGTGGTTTCCTCCCTTCTGTCCAAATGTGGTTGCCATCAGAGTGATCAAGGAAAGCCAAAGGGGGACAAATATTGGGATACAGGAGAATGCGTTATGGCCGTCCAGTTTGTGAACCAGCAGTatctaaagagagaaaaacagttgAGGTTCTTGGATACTGCATCTGAAAACAGACAATATCTGAAGCCAGAGCATTCCTCCCTCATCAGGTCTCATAAGGGGATAAAGTCAGCTCTTCAGGAGACCACAGAAATCCTCTACTTTTGAGGAAACAAAATCTGTCCACTTGCAAAGTATCCAACACCACGATTATTATGGGAATCCCCTCCTGGTGTTGGTTTTGAGGAGTCAACAGTGCCCATCCTATGAACTCATACATGAAAATACAATACCCAACTTTCTCTTTCCAGAAGTAGACAAATTGATGCATATAGGTGCATCATACCTAGAAAGGTGCATTTCTCACTGCCAGCTCCCAAAAGAAACAATGTTCTAATTTTAGTGTCATTCTTTTGGCATGCTCTCCAAAAGTTAGCTCATGGTGACTTCCATGGAGAGTTAACTGCCCTTAAAAGTATGCAGGTTGCTATCATAGGAAAGGGTGGCCTCAGGACCTTGGCAGTTCTGCTGTCAAAACTTACCTCAAAAGTAAGGAGAGGCACGACAATGGTCATCCAGCTCAGTGCCATTGTTATGTGTGTCCTTCGCTGTTCTGCAATCACATCCATGGAGCGCAGGAACAGGACAGACCATACAATATAATAGAGAACCACCAGGCACAGGAAGGACATGAGAATCCACAGGGGGACACACACAacctgagggaaggagagaaaaaatgtctTTAGTCTAGTTTCTGCCCAAGCATCTGAGGGGATAGTCAACCCCTTGCTGGATCTAGTATTGAAAACAGTGCAAGCATGAATGCCAATAGCCCTGCATGCTGGGAATGCTGTGAGGACACAGTGTGCTCACTGTGGGATCTGCCACCTGCCCTGTAACTGAGCCACCATGGAACACTCTTTGGGTGAAGAGACTTGCAGCTCCTTTTCCTAAGGTAGGATATAACTCAGCCTGTATCTGCTCTGCCAGCATCACCCTcttgtccccaacccccagggaaACAAGATAGTGCTGACACCCCATCTCACCCTAATATACCTTCTTTACAGGTCATCATCCTGCCAGAGGTACTTTGGCTAAAAACTGGGGAATGTGTGCTCTGGAAGCTTCAGTTGCCATGGGTACACAGGCCCTCCACCAACTTGCACACTGATACTGGGAGGGCTCTGTTACCTGGTCCCTGCCACCTCTACTATGTGGGTTCTATGACTATTGTTGTTGTACAAGAAAGACCTTGTTGGATGCCGCTACAAGCCCACAGGCTTTTGTTCTGAGTAGCTTGGAATTCCTTATCATAGGTTTTTCTGTAAAGTCTACGCACAGCCTCTTCCCTGTGATCAGACTATCATTTAGTGGCATGCCCTCCATGGGTGAAATGTTAAGAGGTCCTAACAGCCTGATTTGGTCTCTTTTGATCACTGAGAAATATGCAATAGACTGCTTCATCTGCTGGGACCTGCACATGATTAGGCCTGGAAAAATACCTCTGCATGCCTACAGAAAACATTCACAactccaattttttttcctgatttaccTTATACTAAAATTTTGGTTTTACCAAGGTTTGTTTCCTCCATATCAAAACAGAAAGTCTGCAAACCAATTACTATTCTCCAGATACAGCACCCTGAAGATGTAGCATGGGTGCCTGgacaatattttctattttgaatattttatcaaaGACTTTGGGCAGAAGTGATGAGCCTTGTCTTTATTCATTGTGAAGGCAACACATGTTCCCTTATTTTCTTCCCTGACaccaaatgaatatttttagtacattttttattttcttttttctaaaggtAAACCATGCGAATTATAGAAAATGTCTGTGTGCAAAAATACACATCAAGCAGCAGAGGGGAAAAAGATACTGGCATGACCACCTCCCAGATACAATGTAGCTCTTCTACCTTTATTCTTATCTTCTTTCTATGCATTAATAGTTGAAATCATAGTGCATTCTCTTACTTGTAgcttcatatatacacacacacacacctatgaatgcttccatccatccatccatcaatccatGCACAGTCATTATTAACCACACACACTAACAGATGCCACAGATTACAAGCATGACTTAGACCTCACCCTTGGCAGGAGTATAACTTGGCATAgcttttttgaaaagtaaattggCAGTgcaatatatatttcaaaatctcAAAAAGTTCCCACCCTCTAGCCTAGTAATACTGTTTCTGGAGTCtttcctaagaaaataataaaaaaaaacacaagcaaagATTTTTATACAGCATGATTTATAATCGTAAAACACTAGTAACAACCTCGACATTCAGAAATAAAGGGATGATTTGGTAAATGCATTTGAAGAATAGTTTCCATCAATTAAGCTTTAACAATcatgtttttaaagactttttattgATATGGGAAAATGTTTATGATACAACATTAGAACAAAcaagcaggacacaaaattatatatgtggtATGCTCACAATTATCTTTGTGAAACAACAAACCatgaaacaaggaaataaaatactctAAACATCTTATTTCCTAGTGGATTATGGGTGATTATTATTCTATTACCTATGCTTATAggtcttttctaaattttctatgaTGAAcacaaattacttttataataaaaaaatttatttaaagatttaaaaagttacatacaAGCCAGGGCCAATGGATGATCTTGTCCAGTCTTAAGGCAATGAATATAAACTGGAGAATGTTGACAGAACACAGGATTTCTAACTAAAAATCAAGAGAAGAATCAGTTAAACAAAGTAAAAGTTCTATTTGATACTGCAATTATCTGGTTAACATACTAAAAGGAAATGCTAATTACAACATggtaaacattttattaagttaCACTGGGACTGACAGATTTTTAGTACCATAGGAGTGAAGCAGTGCTGTGCCAAGGAGAAACCTGCCCCTGGTTTCCTGCCTTGACCCTTCTGCTCAgtgcctgccctgcccttcaTGTTCATCCAGGTGATGACCTTCTTTCCAGGCTGGCTGAGTATAGAGGCAATCCACAGGACTCCCTAagcttccttcctgcctctaCCCACAAACACCTCTATTCCTAACCatctctgtatttcttccttgtACCCAGGACTCAGCCCTACATCCACCACTTCATTTCTGGCTACTGGAGTACCTGTCACATCAAGACATCAATTATAAATACCGTATCTTTACCCCTACCTATTTCATTGATCTTTCCCAGAAACAAGTTCAAGTCATTCCCATTACACACAAAACAACCCGAAAACCAAATGAACTCACCCTTTCCTTGATCCAGTATGCCCTCCTAGCTCTAGTTCTCTTTTCATGACCTTCAAACTTTGTGAGACATCATGGATACTTAAGTCCCATGGCCCCTGCCATTCTTAGCTTTACACACTGTAATCTGGCCTCCACCCCTACGACCACCCAGAAACTTCTTTCGTCAAGGGTGTCAATAACCTCCCCAGCATCACACCACTTCAGTTCACATCCTATTGGTCATCTCTGCAGCATTTGATACTGCTGACCGCCCCTTCCTCCATCTAGGGTCCCTGTACATAGTCTTGCCCACCTCTTGGTACTCTGACAGTTCTTTtcagtctcctttcctctccttaaaTGGTGATGCTCCCCAGAGCCTTAAACTCAGTCTTCTCTCCCCACTAGACagacatatacacaaacacacgaTTTCACTCACTTGctctgccctgggggtgggggagaagaaatGTCATCCACACTGCTGGTTTGTATTACCTCCTACTGACTGGTCCTCTAATCTCTGTCTCCAGTCTAGCCTTCCTGCTGTGGCCCAGACCCAGCTCTCCTTGAGGCACCTCAGATAAAGCCAGTCCCAAACTGAGTTCATTACTTCCTGTACCTTTACCCTGTCCTGCCCCTTTTGATAGTCTCCCATCTTGCTATAAGGTAATTAGTGGCCTAATTACCCAAACCATGATCCAGAAAGCACCCTATAttccttttcccacattctcctaTTCAGTCACTACATCCTGTCCTCTCTCTACCATCCAGACTACATTGCCACTGTTAGGCCCTCTTCATCGCCAACACCCAAAGTACTCCAATAACCCTCTGACAAgcttcccagcctccagtccTGAAGGTCCTCAGGTCCCCAGTGCTCTCCATATTACCTGTCTTCTGCTCGCAGTGCTTACTACTCTTCAATAGCTTACTAGTGCCTACAAAAGTAAAACTCTCATGAGGCCATTGGATCTGGGCAAGAGCTTCTCAAAAGTTCTCAGTTCAAAGGGCATTTAGTGACTCAGCAATACTTTCATAGGAACCTGGGCAAAAAGAAGTGCCTAATAGTTctgtttatttatgtaattaGATCTAAATTTAGTATTTGTGTCCTAAGAGCCAtccaaaaattgaaataaaataaattgaaatcacataaattgaaagaaaaatatttttatttcattcttaaataaGCACAACTAATTCCTAAGGGGATAGGTGTGCCTGTTGGGTACTGCATAACTTCTCAAGATATTCCCACCCTAGTTACCTGTTCTCCATAGGAAATTTTGCACAGTACTACCTTCTCATCTGCCACTCAGCTTCTTCTGTGATGTTGTCAAAAAGGAATGTAAAACCATAAACTACTTGGAGCAAGTATGGTGTCCCCACAGATGTCAGGTATTACTGCTTTTTCCTCAAAAATGTCCAATACCTCATGGTGCCCCTGTGAGTTTATTATGGGACCTAGGGTAGTTTGGCACATGCTTTGAGGACTGAGGATCTGGCCCCTACTCAGCCCAATCCCTCTACACAGCCTCCCTTTTTTCCAACTGCCACAATGTCCTCCTTTCTACTTTATATTCAaggcatatattttttaaatattttatttatttatttttagagagaggggaagggaggaaggaagggagggagaaagagagggagagaaacatcaatgtatggttgcctctcatgtacctcctactgggaacctggcccacaacccaggcatgtgccctgactgggaattgaaccagtgaccctttggtctacaggccagcactcaatccactgaaccacactagccagggccaggcacatattttttactgtggtaaaatacacagaacataaaatttgccatcttaACCGTCTtttacagttcagtggtattaggTACATTTGTATTGTTGTGCAAATATTACCACTATTCATCTCCAAAAACTCTGCAGCTTATAAAACTGTGCTCTAGTTATATTTGAGCCACCATAGTTCACTCAATATGACatattttctccttccctacctaTATAGGGCACTCTGACCAACCCTGATTCCTCCTTCACATCTATGTGTGAGCCTATTCCCAAATACCCTTTAGCGAATGTAGGTACTCCTTCTGGGATAAAAGAACCAAAGGGGAACTCAACTCCCAGAATGGTATTTCTTCTTCTAGGCAGGAATGCCAAGACTGTGACTACATGAATGACTGACTTTCTATAACTCTGCAttaggaaaataacattttatgttcAATGCAGTCCTAGCCCTTGCATATGCTTTTGCTTTCTAAGGAACAAGGTaacaaattttcagttttcttaaaccTCCTTCTCATCCCTTACCCTTTTCAACCTGGACAACAGCTACCCTCTTGGGGAGAGGCTAGGCACATGTAGGAGCACTAATGGATGTCACAAAGACTGGAGGAAGGGAGCATCTCCACTAGTATTTAGTGGGCAAAGGTCCTGCAATGCATAGGACAGtcctgttaaataaaatatttcctatccAGAAGGCCAATTGCATACCCCATCCCCCATTGAGAAATGCTGAACCAAATAGGTGCTATCTAAAATGTTATATCTCAGTGACTTTACTTACTGGAATcttttacaaatgatttttaaagctttgttttaCATTGCTTGCTCAGGTAATAGAAAAACATGCAAAGCAAGAGAAGCATAAAGGAGAAATATTAGTTTAGAAATATGAATTTAGGAGGTGATAGCACATAAATGGCAGTGGAAACAGGGAGTGTAGATAAGATATTCAGAGAAAGTATGCACAGTGAGAACAGAAAATGCTCAAGTCTAGAATCCTAAGAAACCACAATGGAGCCAAAGACAGAGGTGGTCAGACTAGTCAAAGGACCAGGAGTGTCTGGAGATGCAGAGTGGCTGGTGcccagaaaaaatgaagacagaacaGGGCCCACTGAATTTGGCCAGAGGGTGCTCAGTGCCAGTTTCAAGGTGTGCAGGGGATTAGCAGGGAGCACGAGGTTAGAATGACACTGTTTTGGGAAACCTTTTTGTGAATGGAAGGAAAAGGCACAACACCAGACGACTTAGGATGGTTTTGCTGCTAtcaatttgttttctcattcagaTGAGAGAGACCAAAGTTACTGAAGATAGCATGAATAAGTTCAGGAGCAAATACTCAGAAGaataggaaggaagaaggggctgAAGTACAAGCACCTTCCCCAGGAGGGAAGATGGACAGGCACGGatgagagagaagagacaaaggTCTCAAATGACTCTGGGGAACAGGGGGTAGGGAAGGGCACCATGTAGATGGCTAGGTAACAGGAtgcaggggagaaaggaggattTGAGAACTTCTCAACCTTGCTCAAATTACTGTCTCCCCAGGAttcttttaagacattttttccctaatcaAACTCCCTCATGGAATTTTAATATGGTTGGCAAGCAGCCACAGGGGAGCAGTGCACACAAGTGGCTGGATTGTTCAGTATTGGGAACTATGATGAGAGTAAAAGTGGGCCCTCTGGGGTAGTCTTCCTCCACAGCCCACCCATACATACCCTTTCCCCAGCACCAGAGAAATCACTCTCCCTGTTCGAGGCCAAGCTCTTCCTGATGCTTAGGGTCCTGTTCCATCACTCTTCCATCACTCTTCCTCTCCACAGGCACCATCCTCTCAAGGTTCACCCTAAGTAAGCCTCCCTCCAGCTTCTTTCCAACCCAACTGCCATCCCCTTCTTCCACTTTTTACCCACAAAATTCACATGTCAAGTTCTCCCCAGAGCCAATCTATGTAGGGCCATGGGCCCACAGCTTCCGTGCTGTTCAGTGCACATGCAGTGAAATGGGATCACAGTCCTGCCCTGCATGAGCTAGTCCTTAAAATAAATCAccttatatctatatctatatctatatctatatctacaccTACATCTTCATCTATCCTATTGGTTCTCTTTCTCATGAAAAGTCTGACTGAAACAGGTGGACAGGCAAAGATGTGAAGCTGGAAGAAGGTTGATATCTTGGGTGAAAATCCAGTGTTTTAACTCAAGAAAGTGAAATGTGATTCTTTCCATGgtcttttgtttccttatatacCATAATCTAGAGTTAATGATCAATCTCTTCCTAACAAAGGGCAAGAAATCTACATTACAATAATGACCATTCTTAAATGTATGAAATTGAAATCTTACCTCCAGTGACCTGTCATGTCGAAAGCCCCAAACACAAGCTGCAACAGACACCGGGGAAACAAAGAACAGTGGCATGAAGACCAGAAGCCAGAAATGGCTGCCTCGTTCGATCCTGTCACAGACCAGCACTTCAAACATCAACAGGAGTAAGTGGATGCCCACTGCAATTAGCATGGCTTTAAACTCTACACATGTTTCTCCTTCTGCTCTAAAATgagacagaagaagaagaagaataccCTCAGTTCAGAGTCTCCATAATAAACAAACAGTCCAGGGAAAATACCAACTTATGTTGATAATGTGAGTTGTATTTACAAATTtcacaaaaagcaaagaaagtatCAGGCAGAAAGCTAACTTAAACTTAATATGTAATAGGTGATCCTTCAAACATAGAACTACTACAtgacaagaaataaacattacaaCCAAACCAGACTTAAAGTTTTAACAATATAAGGATATGCTCAGAAGTAATAGCCAGTTATTATTTCATTGACAATGTATAAAACACTTTAgttcataattttaaattcatCTACTTCCAAGATTTTTCAAGTTGATCACTTCTATTGCTAAAAACtgacaaatatatattaaattttaggatcctcatttctttttttaaagattttatttacttttagagagaggggaagggagggagacaaacatcaatgtgcaagtgACActtcgatcggttgcctcttgtactcccccaactggggacctggcctgcaacccaggcatgtgccccaactgggaaatgaaccaacgaccttttggtgcacaggctggcattcaatccactgagccacactagccagggctgatccTCATTTCTTAATGAATTAAAAACCATGTAAATCACATTTCATGCAATGCTATAAAAATAACTCTAACTTTATGAACAAGTGTGagttatattttaagaaaatacagtaactattttagatgctattttaaaatgcaaataaaaagtattaatgcctttttattttcctttctattccATTAGGATGAATTAACACCTGcagatgaaagagagaaaagcaaaaaagttAAAACTGTTCTTAAACAAAATCAGTTTTACTGGCTGTCTAAATATCATGCATGAACTTACCAGatgaataacagaaaaataataatgccaCTAATCAGGAAAATGCTTCATAATAAATTTGGAAGGCCtatattgtttcatttaaaatatggatgaacatttatgatgtgtcttgataaTGATAAATACAACTGAGTTtagaacacagagaaaataaagtcAGTGGTTATCTCTCTAGGACCCAAGAATGTTTCCTTGACTACTGTTGATACCAGAGCAACCATATCTGTATACCCAGTGCATTAAACTACATACATACAATTCCTTTCCTTGCTCTAAACACctttaacaaaagagaaaagttcAAAAAGCTTCTAAATGTCAATTAATGAAACCCAAAATGTTcagtaatttaactttttattttttgagtgcaAATGTTAGATATCTAAAAGTgtctcattaaaacaaaacaaaaaacaacaacaacaaaaaaagatttgcagCCACACAGGTAATCTGAAGAGAATCTAATAACTTTAAAACAGCTACACATGAATGTCCTCCATCTGCCAAGGCTTTCTGTGTGgctattttaaagttttagacATATATGTAGTAATGTTGTTTTACAAGATCTAAATCTTATTTTAATGTCAATTACCAAGAATTAAACAAGTTGAGGTGTTGTAACATCTACATTTTT
Protein-coding regions in this window:
- the TMEM185A gene encoding transmembrane protein 185A isoform X1 — encoded protein: MNLRGLFQDFNPSKFLIYACLLLFSVLLALRLDGIIQWSYWAVFAPIWLWKLMVIVGASIGTGVWARNPQYRAEGETCVEFKAMLIAVGIHLLLLMFEVLVCDRIERGSHFWLLVFMPLFFVSPVSVAACVWGFRHDRSLELEILCSVNILQFIFIALRLDKIIHWPWLVVCVPLWILMSFLCLVVLYYIVWSVLFLRSMDVIAEQRRTHITMALSWMTIVVPLLTFEILLVHKLDGHNAFSCIPIFVPLWLSLITLMATTFGQKGGNHWWFGIRKDFCQFLLEIFPFLREYGNISYDLHHEDNEETEETPVPEPPKIAPLFRKKTRVVITQSPGKYILPPPKLNIEMPD
- the TMEM185A gene encoding transmembrane protein 185A isoform X2, coding for MVIVGASIGTGVWARNPQYRAEGETCVEFKAMLIAVGIHLLLLMFEVLVCDRIERGSHFWLLVFMPLFFVSPVSVAACVWGFRHDRSLELEILCSVNILQFIFIALRLDKIIHWPWLVVCVPLWILMSFLCLVVLYYIVWSVLFLRSMDVIAEQRRTHITMALSWMTIVVPLLTFEILLVHKLDGHNAFSCIPIFVPLWLSLITLMATTFGQKGGNHWWFGIRKDFCQFLLEIFPFLREYGNISYDLHHEDNEETEETPVPEPPKIAPLFRKKTRVVITQSPGKYILPPPKLNIEMPD